The following DNA comes from Haloferax mediterranei ATCC 33500.
GCCGGGGCCGATGCCGACGACGTAGAGCGTGCCGTAGTCGTCAGGGGCTTCTTCGCGGTCGCCTGTCGTCGTCGCTGCGCCTTCGCTCATCGTCCCACCGCCACGGTCACCGCATCGTCGTAGCGCTGTTTCTTCACGACGAGTTCGTGGTCACGGCCGCCGGCAATCGCGCTCGCTTCGGCGATGCCCGGCCAGCCGATGAGTTCCTTCGACCGCGACGGGGTCGGGCCTTCGAACTCGGTGAGCGTCTCCTTCTCGAAGTAGACGACGCCCGCGCCGATTTCTTGGGCGGCGTCGAGCATCCCGGGTTCGTCGGCCTTTCGTGTGCCCGTCGCAACGAAGTCAACGTCGTCCCACGTGCAGTCGGCGTCGTCGAGCGCTTGCTCCCACGCGGTCAGGAACTGCTCTTTTTTCGCGCCGGAGACGCTTCCGGTTCCGAGGACGACCCCGTCCTCGCCGTTTCGCTTGAGGACGGTCACGTCGTCGTCGACGAGAACCGCCTTCGGTCCGTCGAGTCGGGCAACCGGTCCGAGTTCGTCGTTGAGGACGGCGAGGTTCGTCGCAACGGTCGAATCGCCGTTGACGACGTGCGTGTCGAGCGCCTTCGCCTTGCTCTCGACACCCTGTTTTCCGGCCGCCTCGGAGGCGGTCGTCATCGCCGGAACAGCGCCGAGTTTCGACAGGTCGTAGGCGACCTGATTCGCACCGTGGTGTCCGCCGGTAAGCGGGATTGCCCACGTTAGTTCTTCGTCGACGACGACGACCGCCGGGTCTTCCCACTTGTCGTCGAGGAGTCCGGCGGTCTTTCGCATGGCGATACCGCTCGCCATCAGGCCGACGAAACAGTCGTATTCGCCCCAGTGCTCAGCGAACACGTCGCCGTGGTAGGTGAGGATGTCTATTCGGTCGTACTCGTCTGCGAGGTCGCGCTTGATTTCCTCCGCCGTGTCGAGTTTTCGCTCGAAACTGACGATGCCAATCTCGCGTGCGACCTCGCCGTCGCTGTCTGGCGTCTGACAGTGGCCACTGCCAGAGTCTGTCGAATTATCGCTCATTGTGCATCACGCTCTTGTTCTGAAGAATCGTTTTCGTCGTTCGGCGCGTCTCCCCCGCGGGCCCAGTCGCCGTAGAGGAATGACCGCTCGTAGTCCGAGCCAGTGATAGCGTCACCAATCATCACGAGTGCCGAGGCCCGGTAGCCGGCCTCGGACACTTTCTCGCCAATCGTCTCGATGGTTCCTTCGATGATATCCTCGTCCGGCCACGAGGCGTGGTAGACGACGGCGACCGGCGTGTCGGGGTCGTGTCCCTCGTCGAGCAGTCGGTCCATCGTCTCTTCGACGGCGTGCGTGCCGAGGTAGATACACACCGTCGTGTCGCCGAAGCCGACGAAATCACTGATGTGGTCTTCCTCGGGAGAGAGCGTCCGGCCCTGTGGCCGGGTGAAGACGACGTGGTTTGCGACTTCGTTCAGCGTCAACTGAGTTCGGAGGGTCGCGCTCGCGGCGAACGCCGACGTGACGCCGGGAACGAGATACGTCGGGACTCCTTCCTTCGCCAGTGCGTCCATCTGTTCGAGCGCCGCGCCGTATATCGCCGGGTCGCCGCTGTGGAGTCGGACGACTGTTCTGCCCGCCTCGTAGGCGTCGGCCATCAGCGGAATCAGCTCTTCGAGGTCCTTCCCGACGCTGTTTACCTGCTCGGCGTCCGCACAGTACTCGTCTAAGAGTTCGCTGTTCACGAGCGACCCAGCGTGGACAACGAGGTCCGCTTCTTCGACGAGGTTCTTTCCGGCGACCGTGAGCAGTTCAGGGTCGCCCGGTCCGGCACCGATGAAGGGAATTCCCTCGTTGTCGGTGAATCCGGTGTCTGCGTCTCCGTCGGCCGTCACGCTGACCCCTCCGAGTCCACACCGTCGAACTCCGCGGTCGCAACGTCACGTTCGAGACCTTCGCGCTCTGCGTACGCCAGCGTGTAGTAATCGCGCTCTTCGATTTCCTTCGGGTCGGACGTGACGAGCGTCTCTCCCTGTTCCATGAAGAGTCGGCGGCCGAACTTCACGTCGTAGCCAGCGTCCGTCAGTCCCTCGTGGGTCGCCACGGCGTCGGTGACTTTGAACAGAATCATCCGGTCTGGGCCTGTCGGTGCCGCCCCGTTTGCGGCCTCGCGAAGCGAGAGTCCGGTTCCCGATTCGATTTCGACGCCGAGTGCGGTGGCGAACGCCGTCATCGCACTCACGCCAGGGACGACTTCGAGTTCAACCTCGGGGTGGAACGCGTCGAGCGTCCGGCGGAGGTGTCCGAAGGTCGAATAGACGTTCGGGTCTCCGAGCGTTACGAACGCAACATCGCTCGATTTCGCTTGTTCTGCTACTTCTGCGGCCGCCTCCTTCCATGCACGACGCAGTTCGTCCGGGTCTCGCGTCATGGGGAAGTCGAGGTCACCGATGCGCGATTCCGGGACGTGATTCAGTGCAACTGTCCGCGAGAGTCGACCCGGCGAATAGACGACATCGACCGATTCGAGGATTTGCTTTCCTTTGACGGTCACGAGGTCGGCGTCACCGGGGCCTAATCCAACACCGTAAACGGTCATCAGTCCAGCCCTCCGGCGTCACGCCGCCCGACGATAACGTAGACGGGGTTGTTCGACCGGAAACTCGTCGCACCGGCGAGTTCGTAGCCGTGACTCACCTGCATCTGGACGACCTCCGAGAGCAGGTCCCGCTCGCGGAACGCTTCGATAGCCGCGCCGGTCGGTTCGACGCGGGAGACGTTCATCACGATTCGGTCGACGTCGGTGTCCACGGCGTGGTCCAACACCGCCTCGAAGTTTCGACTCCCGCCGACGAACATCGCGTCTGCGTCATCTGGAAGGCCGCTCGGCGCTTCTGCTTCGCGAAGCGTCACGTCGGCGTCGTAGTCGTTTGCCGCGAGGTTCTTCCGGGTCACCTCCAGCCGATTCGGTTTCCGTTCGACAGCCGTTACTCGTTGGACTCGTTGTGCCGCTTCGATGCTGACCGAACCGGTACACGACCCGACATCGACGAAGTGGTCAGTCGGGCGCAAGTCGAGTTTTTCGAGCGTGACAGCTCTCACCTCTGGCTTTGTGGGTCCTGCCTTGGCGTCGTGAGGAAGCGTTACGCGTGGCATTCGAGTCTACCATCCCGACGGCGCTTAAAAACAATTGTGCTTGTAGTACACCAATTCTGATTTCACAACATCGTTGACGGGGTTATTAAACCTGAGTTGCGCTAAGACAACCAAAATTGATTTATGACCTCGTTCTCGTCAACACGAATACGGAGCGATTCACTGATGCACATCATGGAAGGGTTCCTTCCACCGTTTTGGGCAATCGTCTGGACCGTCGTTGCCCTCCCAATCGTCGCGTACGGTGCCAAACGAACCCTCACGGCTGTGAAGACAGACACCAGAACGAAAGCACTCATCGCCATCGGGACGGCGTTCGTCTTCGTCCTCTCGGCACTCAAACTGCCGTCGGTGGTGGGAAGTAGCTCTCATCCGACCGGGACGGGCGTGATGGTCGTCCTGTTCGGTCCAGCAGTGACCGCATTCGCTGCGACTATCGTCCTTCTGTACCAGTCGCTACTTCTCGCTCACGGCGGACTCACGACACTCGGTGCGAACGTCACGGCGATGGGAATCGTCGGCCCGTTCGTCGGTTGGGCCGCATATCGGTTGGTTCGTCCGCACCTCTCGCTCGAACAGGCGACGTTCGTCGCTGCGGTCCTCACTGACTGGGTGACCTATCTCACCACGTCAGTTCAACTTGGGTTGGCGTTCCCCGGCGGAGAGGGGATTGCTGGCGTCGTTTCATCGACTGTCGATTTCGCGGCGGTGTTCGCCATCACACAACTTCCGATTGGAATCTTCGAGGGACTCATCGCGGCGGCGCTCGTCGGCTATCTCGTCCGCGTTGGCTCGATTACGAAAGACCGACTGGGGGTTACAGCATGAAGCGACCGCTCGCAGTCGGCGTCTTGGTCGTCTTTGCTATCATCCTCAGTACGATGGCAGTGGCTGGACTCGGTGCGACAGACGAGCAGGCGGTTGCGACTATCGAAGACAAAGCCCCGGACTACAGTCCGTGGGCGAGTTCCGTCTGGTCGCCACCGGGTGGGTATGGTGAACTGGCGTTGTTCGCCCTCCAAGGCGGTGTTGCGGCCTTCGTCCTGGCGTACTACGTTGAGCGCCTCAGAGACGGGACACATGCACCGGACGCTTGAGCGAATTCAGGCCGATGCGACCCCCCTCGTCGACGGACCTGTAAAAGTGTACTTCGTCCTCCTCTCATTGTTGCTGACTGCGACGAGCGCCCGGTTTTCGTCGTACGTGGCCGCGATTGTCGTCTTCTCGCTCTTGACGGTCCACGCCGTCGGCCGAGCGTACGTCACGTTCCTCCAGTACCCGATTTGGTTCCTGCTGCCCAGTCTCGTCCTGATTGCCCTCGTCACACCTGGTACGACGACAGTCTTCGAGTACTGGATACTCCACATCTCCGAGGAGGGTCTCCTCCTCGCCACGAAGACCGGATTGCGCTCTATAGCATCGCTTTCGGTGCTCTCGTTTTTGGCGCTCACGACGACTGTTCCACAGCTCGTGTCCGCGTTGCGGACGCTGGGACTCCCCGACCCACTTGTCGAGATGCTGCTTTTGGTCTACCGCGGCATTCAGGTGCTCGTCGACGAGTCGATTCGGCTGTACACCGCTGCGAAACTCCGCGGCGGATTCACCTCTAAACGTGCGACGTTCCGGACGACCAAGCACGTCGCTACTTCGTTACTGCTAAGCTCACTCGACAGCGCAGAACAACTCGATTTATCGATGCGTTCGCGTTGCTACGACGGCGTGTTCCCGGTCCGAGACTACGATAGCCGCGGTCACACGTATGCGCTGGGTGCCCTCGCGCTCTTAGTATTCGTCCGGTTTGTGGGTACTCCCTCCGTATTCGCTCAGTTCGGGGGCATACTGTGATTCGGACTGTCGACCTCCAGTTCGGCTACGACGACCGGGCTGTCCTCCGCGGTGTCGACTTCCGCGCCGAGTCGGGCGACGTAACGGTCTTACTCGGCCGAAACGGTGCCGGAAAATCGACGCTCCTCAAGCATTTCAACGGGCTGTTGGAACCCGACGATGGTCGTGTACTGGTCGATGGCGACCCGGTCCGATACGACGACGACAGTCTCACTGACCTCCGGCAGACGGTCGGCTTCGTGTTTCAGGACCCCGATGACCAACTCGTTGCTCCGACAGTCGGACAGGACGTTGCGTTCGGGCCGATTAATCTCGGAAACGACTCGGAGGACACGGTCCAGTGGGCGCTTTCCCGCGTTGGACTCGACGGCTACGAGGACCGCCTCTGTAGTCGCCTGAGCGGCGGCGAGAAAAAGCGGGTCGCACTGGCGGGTGTGCTCGCGATGAAGCCGTCCTACCTCATCCTCGACGAGCCGACCGCCGGTCTCGACGGCGACGGCACTCGGGCGCTCGTCGAGTTGATTCGCGAACTCACGGCCGAAGGAATCTCCTTCGTCGTCTCGACGCACTACCCCGACTTCGCCGCCGCCGTCGGCGATTCGTTTACCCTTCTGAACGACGGTGAGATTGCCTGTCGAGCGTCGTCGTTCGGCGAGATTCCGGCCCGAGAGTACGGGCTTCGAAACTTCGATTCTGTCGTCGACCCGTAGCTAGCACCGCTCTCGCGCCACGGCTATACCCCCAAATAGGCTTCCGTTCACAACTGCGACTCCGATTGGCTATCCGGCGTGTTATACGAGGGCCGCTTTGATTCGAGAGCCACCGAAGATACCGAGTAGGACGAGCGTTCGACTCAGCAAATAGGTGACTCCATATATGCCACTCGCCACTGGGTCGTAGAAGAAGATGAGACAATACAGTCCCAATATGAGAAGCACGTCGATTGCGCCATATACTATCGAGTTTGCTTTTTCCGCGGGAACGTCCACACGATGGGCGAGGCACAAAGCAACTCCGCCGAACACGATTCCGGGAACGACACCGACGAGAAACGAGACAGTCTTCGACGACGGTGGTGGCCCGAATGTAGGCGGATAAATCACACTCAGAAGGATGAATAGTAACACGAACTGGACGGCGATGAGTATCGTCCGAAAACAACCGATTAGAAGCGGTTTGGTATTGGTGTAGTCGAGTGATTCGACGGTCACTTTCTGTCGGAACGCCGCGAATAATCCCATACGAACGTATCAGAATGAAAATACAAAAACCAATCCATTCGCCGGGCCAATTGGTGGCCACGCTACTCTGGAGAGCGGGACAAAACAACGAATCGGAGTCCGGTACGAGACCGGGTTTCTCGTTAGGCGTTCATGGGCTGACCGCCGCGTCGGCCCGTTCGAATCTCTCGGTAGAACGCGACCGAGAAGACCGTGAGGATACTTCCAAGGACTGCTATTGCGAGCACGACTATCACGAGGTAGCCGCCCATTCCGAGGAGGAGCTCCTGCGTGAGCGGTTGGCTGTCGAGCGTCGGGGAGGGGGCGGGGAGCAACAGAGGTCCGGCGGCACCGATTGCGCCGCCCACTAGGCCGCCTCCGACGGCGGAAATCAACATATACCCGAACGTACTCAGGAGATGTTTCCGGACGAGCGCTGCACTCTGTTTGAGGCTATCGATTGCGCTGGCATCGTTGAGGACGATTTCTTGGGAGTAAAACTGGATGAAGAAGACGAACACGAAATACACGAGACCGATGACGAGACCGATAAGTCCCGCGATAATCAGTCCTGTGTGTTCTCCGACCGCCATTCCGACGCCGACTCCCATGATGACGATGATCCAGAGGACAATCCCGAGTGCCATGTTCACGCCGAAGACGACGAACATGGCTCCGAGTAAGGAGACGTAATTCTGCTTCCCGGCGCTGATAAACGTGCTCAGCGAGGTTGTTCCGCGGAGTGCCTCGTCGGCCATCTTGATGAGGCCGCCGTGGATGAACGGCATCCCGACGAGTATCCCGAGGAAGAACACACCCGATACTGCGAGACCGACGAGCGGGTTTATCTGCTGTGTGACGACTGTCACGGACTGTATGAGTCCGAAGAGTCCGAACAGTGCAACGATGAGTGGGTTCCGCGCGAGCGCGCTCGGCACGGATTGGAGGGCTTTTCCGACTGCCATGGGATAATCGACAGACAGGACTGGGATAAGCTTAGTGGTGTCAGTAGGACACTATTCTCAGTTTGAGCACAAACGTGGAATCTGGCCTCATCGTCACGAGGACTCGACCAGCGATTCTATCTCACCAATCAGCACCGCTGAGAGTGCCCCGAGCGTCGTACTCAAAACAGCCGACTCACTGAGTTCGAAAGCGACGGCGAGACCCGCTGCAATCACGATTATCGTGAAGAGGATACCAGCGGTCGTGCCCGCCGATAACCGCTCGAATCGGTTCCACACCCGCTGTGCGGGGGTCGTATATTTGAGCACGAGGGCGCCGAGCATCGTCGCAGTGAATCCGCCGAGAAACCACTCGTGCTCGAACCCACCGCTGGCGGAGTTCAGTTCGTACAGATTGTATGCGAGCAGTAACACGGTCCAGAACGCATTGCTCGTGACGAAGGACCATCGCGACGAGGTGGTTCGGGGGTTTGCCATCGTGTTCAGAGAATCGGTGTGTCCCGAGGGTAACTATGTCGGTTTAGTAACTAGTATTCGTCCGGTGTACCCCAGTAATTGGCTTATCCCCGACGCCAATATCGGCGCACTCGACCATTTTTAGATACCTCTAATCTAAAATATAGATAGATAGAATTAATAGGTTGGCGAAGACAGAATTGAATGCGTTCCGTCAGTATCGGAACGTTGGTTGCATCGATTTCCAGATGAGTTCCTGCAACACGGGGTGGTCGAGTTCGGACATTGTTTCATCCCCCTGTGTTACTACTTCCGGATGCGACGCAAGCCTGTAGTTCCAACTTCCAATCACGCATCCGGAGTATACCCGTCGAGAGTACCGACAGTCGAGAATATCGGCTATTAGAGCCTCTCTGCGTAGAACAGAAGATAGAGTGTGGGTGTGCAGTCGTGGAGAAGAGTTGGTGTGTAGTCGTGGACTACACTGAAGTTAGCCCTCTATTGTCCCGTGCGTCACTCGATTGGGTCTCGCTCGACTGAAGAGAGAACCTGCTCGACCGGAAGGTGTTCGCAGACGCCCGCCACCGCGTCTTCCGGTTTCGCTATCGAGAGCGGCGGCATCGTGTAGACCGGACATCCGGTCATCTCCTCGAGAACGCGCGGGTTGGTCCGTTCGGCGGCGGTTTCCCCTTCGAATTGGTTGAGGACGATTCCCGAAACAAACACGTCTCGCCGACGCAACGCCTCGACGGAGAGGGCGGTGTGATTCAGCGTTCCGAGACCGGACCGCGCGACAAGAATCGTCGGTACGTCCAACTCCGAAACCAAATCGACTACCTCCTTGCCATCAGCGAGTGGGACTCGAAGTCCGCCGATTCCCTCAATTACGCCCGGCCCATCTCGGTCGAGTGCGGCCGCACACGTCTCGAAAATCGCCGTGTAGTCGATTCGCTCGTCGGCAACGTCGGCCGCAATTTCTGGGGCAAGAGCTGGCTCGAGCCGCGGGCCGCAGGTCGCCGCCGCATCGGTCCCACACGCCGTTGCGACAAACTCGGCGTCGTCGTCCGGTGGATAGCCGGTTTGCGCCGGTTTGACCGCCTGTGCATCGTGGCCGGCGTTGCGAAGCCAGCCGACTAACCCGGCGGTGACGACCGTCTTCCCGACACCGGTATCCGTTCCAACAACCGCGAAATCGTGCGTTATATTCGTCATTGGGTCTGTGTCAGATAAGTTCGAGATTCGTTCCGACTGTTTCGAACGCCGTCAGACAGCGGTCGATATTTGCCTCCGTGTGGGTTGCCATCGGCGCAACCCGGATGCGACTCGTTCCGTCGGGGACGGTCGGCGGCCGAATCACGGGGGCAACGATACCCTGTTCCCGAAGGCGTTCATCGAGTGCGATTGCGTCTGCACGGTCGCCGACCAACACCGGAAGGACCTGTGTTTCCCCCAGAACGCGGTAGCCCATCGATTCGAGGCCGTCTCGGAGCGTCTCGACGTTCTCCCAGAGCGATTTCCGACACTCTCCGTCGCGAGCGATTCGCAAGGCTGCTTTGCTCGCGCCGACGGCAGGTGGTGCCAGTCCGGTCGAAAAGACGAACGACCGGGCTTCGTTGACGAGATACTCGATTAGCGTCTCGGACCCGGCGACGTAGCCGCCTTGACTCGCCAGCGCTTTCGAGAGCGTCCCGATTTGCACGTCGATTCGGTCGCTCAATCCCTCACGCTGGACGAGTCCACCGCCGTTCTCGTACAGGCCCGTTGCGTGGGCTTCGTCGACTAACACCCAAGCGCCGTACCGCTCCGCGAGGTCACAGATGGCCGCGAGGGGCGCGACATCACCGTCCATGCTGAACACCGTATCAGTCGCGATGAGCCACTGCTCGTCGTCAGCCGCGGTCTCCGCACGCGTATGCAGTTCCGTCGCAAGCGACTCCGCATCGCAGTGGTCGTAAACCACTGTTTCGGCATCCGAGAGCCGACAGCCGTCGATGATGCTCGCGTGATTGAGTTCGTCCGAGAAAATCACGTCGGGGTCGAGCGCGGCGATGGTTCCGACGTTCGCCGCGTAGCCCGACGAAAACAGCAACGTTCTGTCGGTGTGCTTGATAGCCGCGAGGTCGCCTTCGAGTTCCCGATGGAGCTCGGTATCTCCGGTGATGAGTCTACTCGCACCCGACCCGGTTCCGACGGCGTGGGCGGCCGAGGCCGCCGCCTGCTGAACCCGGGAATCGGTCGCTAACCCGAGGTAGTTGTTCGCCGCGAAGACGAGTTGCGATTCGCCGCCAATCCGGGTTCGGGCGCTCACGTCGGCGGCAGGCTCAAGTTCTCGCCGAAGACCGTGACGTTGTCGGGCCTCCAGTCTGCTTTCGAGGTCGAACCCGCGGTCTGGTTGCGGGGGAGAGCCCGACTGCGACTCCGTTGTGTCGGGGTCCATCGCTTCAGAACCCGGGCATCAGTTCTGCCGGACCGAACACGCCGTAGTCGCCGGCGCGGTTTCGTCGGACGGCGGATTTCAGGTAGCCCAGCGCAGGACCGTTGACGTTCGCGGCCATACTCGTCGCATCGTCGAGTTGGAAGGTGTTCGTCCCGCGTTTGCCATCGAAGGTTCGGCCGGTTACGCGAACCGTCGTCGTCGTCGGCTTTTCGTCCTTCCGAATGTCGAGAATGCCACCGACAGTCACGTCTTCGGCATCACAGATGCCTGCTCGTTCGAGAAGTACGTCGTCGGCGTGTTCCATGTCGTTGAATTCGAGGACGCCGTCGTGTTCCTCGATGACCGCCTCGATTTCCGATTCGTCCATCTCACGGGCGGTTTCGATGTCGTAGCCGTCGAGGTGGGCGATATCCTCGCGGACGGTGCCACGGTTATCTTCGTAGCCGGATTTGAGACCGACACCCCACCAGATTTCGACTTCCTCGACTTCGACGAATGACTGGGCAGCGAGCGCCGCTGCACCGGTGAGCAGTCCGGGAGTCGCTCCGGCACCGCAGACGAACGTGATACCCGATTCGACGAGCGTCTCCTCGCGGTCGTCGAGCATGCCGATGACGCGAGAGCGTTTCAGCACGTCGATGAGGACGCCTTCGAATTCAGCTTCCGCGAAGCGCTCTGCGATGCGCGGAATGAAGTCGTGTTCGAGGTTCGGCAGCGCGAGTAACACCGCATCGATTTCGTCGCTTTCCGCGATAATTTCGTCAATCGGTGTCTCGGTCGATGTTCCTTGCGCCGAGGCGACGATGCCAGCCCCGTCGCCGTGCTGTTTGACGGCCGCTCCGCCGTCTGTCACGCGCTTGTCTTCGGTATCGCCGGTCCCGTCGCCAGCGATGTTCCCCTCGGTCGCATCGAGGATTTCTTCGACGTCCAGACCGTCGTGGTTGACCGCAACACCGTGTCGGTCGCAGGCCGCAACCGGCGTCAACCCGTCCTTGTAGGTACTGACTTCGAGCGTTCGCCGACCGATACCGCCTGTTCCGAGTACTGCAAAGTTGATTTCGTCCATCTTAATCCTCTGTCACGTTTACGTTGGTTACTGCTGTCCCGGCGGCTGTTTCGACCGCCGAGTCGCTATCTGTACATCCGTCTTTGACCGTCTCCGGATCGAACTCGTTGGCCTCCATGTTTGGTTCGAGACCTGCGCGCTCGATGATTTCGAGGTCGTCCCCCGGCGACTGGCCTTCCGTGGTGAGGTAGTCGCCGGTGAGTATCCCGTCGGCCCCGGCTTCGAACGGGAGATGTTGCTCGTCCGGACTGAGGTTCACTTCGCGACCGCCAGTCAGTCGGACGCGGGCTTCTGGGTGGAGCATTCGGTAGACTGCGATGGTCTTGATAATCTCCTCAGTCGTGATTTCGGCCGACCCGTCGTCGCCGAGGGGCGTTCCAGCCACGGGATTCAAAATGTTGACTGGAAGCGAGGAGATGCCGATATCACGCAGGGCGAGTGCCGCGTCCACTCTGTCAGTGGGTGACTCGCCCATCCCGAGGATAACCCCGGCACAGAGGTCCATCCCGACCGACTTTGCGCGTTCGAGCGTCTTTACTCGGTCTTCGAACGAGTGCGTCGAGACGACTTCGGGGAAGTACCGAGGCGACGTTTCGATGTTGTGATTGTAATGGTTGATGCCCTCTGCGGCGAGAATCTCGGCTTCTTCCTGGGTGAGGATACCGAGGCTCGCGTCCACTTCAATGTCCGTCTCGTCGCGGACGAGCCGAATCGCCTGAATCACCTCATCCCACTCATCAGGGCGTCTTTCCTTACTGACGCCCTTCTCGGCGACGACGATACCGAACCGCTGTGCGCCGTCGCGCTCGGCACGCTTCGCCGCGGCGAGGACTTCTTCGGGGCCAAGAAATCCGTAGGTTTCGATGCCGGTGTCGAAATGAACCGACTGCGCACAGAATCCGCAGTCTTCGGCACAGTTGCCGGCTTTGGCGTTGACGATACTACACGCGTCGACGGTGTCGTCACCGAAGTGCGACCGAACGACGTCAGCGGCTGGCGCAAGGTCTTCTACGGGTTGCGCCATCAGCGCTAACGCGTCCGTCCGGTCGAGTTGACCGCCGTCGAGTAGCGTCGTGACCGCGTCGTCGACTGTTCGATTACCTGTCTCGTAAACCACGTATCGAATCGCGGTTTACGAAATAGTAATTCTTTCGGGAGGGTCCCTCTCTGGGCAAACAATACCCGTCGATGAAGTTTTTTCACTGGCCAGTGCTGCGGCATATCCAACCACGAGGGGGCACTCGTCCGAGACTGTAGTCATGTTCCTCAACCTAGATGTTTATCTGACATCTTTCTCTACAGAGTAACTATGGATTTGACTGATACGGTCGCGGTCGTGACCGGTGCATCCTCGGGAATCGGCGAGGCGACGGCTAAAGCACTGGCCCGCGAGGGTTGTTCTGTTGTGCTGGTGGCCCGCCGTGAGGACCGACTGGAGAGGATCGCCGACGAGATCGAGAGTGACAGAACACTCGTCATTCCGACGGATGTCACCGACGAGGACGAAGTTACGGCGATGGTCGAAGAAACGCGGGAGGTATTCGGCTGTCTCGATATCCTCGTGAACAACGCCGGTGTACTCCGTGTTGACCCGGTTGCCGAGGCTGATATGGCTGACTTCCGAGAGCAGGTCGAGGTCAACCTACTCGGGGCGATGAACACAACTCACGCTGCGTTACCAGTCATGCTCGAATCAGAGCATGCTGATATCGTCACCGTCTCTTCGGTGAATGCCCGGCATCCCGCTAAAGAGGGGAGCGCGTACACGGCGACGAAATATGGTGTCAACGGGTTCTGTCGATCCCTCCGGAAGGAGATGGCCGACGAGCAAGTCCGCGTGACGATTGTCATGCCGGGACCAGTCGACTCCGAGATGCGAGACTGGGAGAACTGGGAGGGTCGGGCGCTAGAACCCACTGATGTTGCGGAGTCGATTGCGTTCGCCGTCTCTCGGCCTGAACACGTGGAAATCCCCGAGATAACTGTTAGTACGACCGACAAGCTCAGGTAGTCGGTGTTTGGTGTGATTGGAACACATGATGTTTAGTAACATTTGACGGCAGAAAATCAACAATTTGACGACAGCCAATCAACAGACGTGACGGTATACCAATCACTACCATCTAGTCAGTCCTCAGGCAAAAAATAGATAACTGACTGACTCTTTCTGGTACTCATATGAAGATTGATGTGGTGGATGCGCTCCATCAGCCGGAATACACCGGCGAAAACAGGTGTGAGCCATGTACGTTGTTGAATCTGATTATCGCAGCGATACTCGGCTCCGTCGTCGCGCGGAAATCGAAACTCGGCGGCGTCATTGCCGTCGGAATCTCGATTGGACTCATCTATCTCCGCGG
Coding sequences within:
- the cobM gene encoding precorrin-4 C(11)-methyltransferase, producing MTADGDADTGFTDNEGIPFIGAGPGDPELLTVAGKNLVEEADLVVHAGSLVNSELLDEYCADAEQVNSVGKDLEELIPLMADAYEAGRTVVRLHSGDPAIYGAALEQMDALAKEGVPTYLVPGVTSAFAASATLRTQLTLNEVANHVVFTRPQGRTLSPEEDHISDFVGFGDTTVCIYLGTHAVEETMDRLLDEGHDPDTPVAVVYHASWPDEDIIEGTIETIGEKVSEAGYRASALVMIGDAITGSDYERSFLYGDWARGGDAPNDENDSSEQERDAQ
- a CDS encoding energy-coupling factor ABC transporter substrate-binding protein, whose protein sequence is MKRPLAVGVLVVFAIILSTMAVAGLGATDEQAVATIEDKAPDYSPWASSVWSPPGGYGELALFALQGGVAAFVLAYYVERLRDGTHAPDA
- a CDS encoding energy-coupling factor ABC transporter permease yields the protein MHIMEGFLPPFWAIVWTVVALPIVAYGAKRTLTAVKTDTRTKALIAIGTAFVFVLSALKLPSVVGSSSHPTGTGVMVVLFGPAVTAFAATIVLLYQSLLLAHGGLTTLGANVTAMGIVGPFVGWAAYRLVRPHLSLEQATFVAAVLTDWVTYLTTSVQLGLAFPGGEGIAGVVSSTVDFAAVFAITQLPIGIFEGLIAAALVGYLVRVGSITKDRLGVTA
- a CDS encoding cobalt-factor II C(20)-methyltransferase; this encodes MTVYGVGLGPGDADLVTVKGKQILESVDVVYSPGRLSRTVALNHVPESRIGDLDFPMTRDPDELRRAWKEAAAEVAEQAKSSDVAFVTLGDPNVYSTFGHLRRTLDAFHPEVELEVVPGVSAMTAFATALGVEIESGTGLSLREAANGAAPTGPDRMILFKVTDAVATHEGLTDAGYDVKFGRRLFMEQGETLVTSDPKEIEERDYYTLAYAEREGLERDVATAEFDGVDSEGSA
- a CDS encoding energy-coupling factor ABC transporter ATP-binding protein; its protein translation is MIRTVDLQFGYDDRAVLRGVDFRAESGDVTVLLGRNGAGKSTLLKHFNGLLEPDDGRVLVDGDPVRYDDDSLTDLRQTVGFVFQDPDDQLVAPTVGQDVAFGPINLGNDSEDTVQWALSRVGLDGYEDRLCSRLSGGEKKRVALAGVLAMKPSYLILDEPTAGLDGDGTRALVELIRELTAEGISFVVSTHYPDFAAAVGDSFTLLNDGEIACRASSFGEIPAREYGLRNFDSVVDP
- the cbiQ gene encoding cobalt ECF transporter T component CbiQ, encoding MHRTLERIQADATPLVDGPVKVYFVLLSLLLTATSARFSSYVAAIVVFSLLTVHAVGRAYVTFLQYPIWFLLPSLVLIALVTPGTTTVFEYWILHISEEGLLLATKTGLRSIASLSVLSFLALTTTVPQLVSALRTLGLPDPLVEMLLLVYRGIQVLVDESIRLYTAAKLRGGFTSKRATFRTTKHVATSLLLSSLDSAEQLDLSMRSRCYDGVFPVRDYDSRGHTYALGALALLVFVRFVGTPSVFAQFGGIL
- the cbiT gene encoding precorrin-6Y C5,15-methyltransferase (decarboxylating) subunit CbiT, translated to MPRVTLPHDAKAGPTKPEVRAVTLEKLDLRPTDHFVDVGSCTGSVSIEAAQRVQRVTAVERKPNRLEVTRKNLAANDYDADVTLREAEAPSGLPDDADAMFVGGSRNFEAVLDHAVDTDVDRIVMNVSRVEPTGAAIEAFRERDLLSEVVQMQVSHGYELAGATSFRSNNPVYVIVGRRDAGGLD
- the cbiG gene encoding cobalt-precorrin 5A hydrolase, whose product is MSDNSTDSGSGHCQTPDSDGEVAREIGIVSFERKLDTAEEIKRDLADEYDRIDILTYHGDVFAEHWGEYDCFVGLMASGIAMRKTAGLLDDKWEDPAVVVVDEELTWAIPLTGGHHGANQVAYDLSKLGAVPAMTTASEAAGKQGVESKAKALDTHVVNGDSTVATNLAVLNDELGPVARLDGPKAVLVDDDVTVLKRNGEDGVVLGTGSVSGAKKEQFLTAWEQALDDADCTWDDVDFVATGTRKADEPGMLDAAQEIGAGVVYFEKETLTEFEGPTPSRSKELIGWPGIAEASAIAGGRDHELVVKKQRYDDAVTVAVGR